One region of Permianibacter fluminis genomic DNA includes:
- a CDS encoding outer membrane beta-barrel protein, which produces MKKFAVIALAMGLSPLVAAEQYVQVQIGQASTDSVADFCDYLDAVTSGTPGVSTKCDDKDTTYRISYGYMIDDMFAVEGGYQDLGTAEAKASAGPDSVRFMTDTKGYDVTGVARWKLNDEFTLVGRLGVMYWEQDFDYKSNSTSLYSDDDSGTSFLYGIGAEYMMLSFSYEIIDQVGDNKLEGFDIGDDVGRFSLGAKFTF; this is translated from the coding sequence ATGAAAAAATTTGCCGTGATAGCGCTGGCTATGGGCCTTTCTCCACTGGTAGCAGCAGAACAATACGTTCAGGTCCAGATTGGTCAGGCATCAACGGATAGCGTTGCAGATTTTTGCGATTACCTCGATGCGGTCACATCTGGTACACCTGGTGTTTCCACGAAATGCGATGATAAAGACACCACCTATCGCATTTCGTATGGCTATATGATCGATGACATGTTCGCGGTCGAAGGTGGCTATCAGGATCTGGGCACTGCCGAAGCCAAGGCATCCGCCGGGCCCGATTCGGTTCGTTTCATGACGGACACCAAGGGTTATGATGTAACTGGCGTTGCCCGCTGGAAGTTGAACGACGAATTTACTTTGGTCGGTCGTCTCGGCGTGATGTACTGGGAACAAGATTTTGATTACAAGTCGAACAGTACGTCACTTTACAGCGACGATGACAGCGGCACATCATTCCTTTACGGCATTGGTGCTGAATACATGATGCTATCGTTCAGCTACGAAATCATCGACCAGGTCGGTGACAATAAATTGGAAGGCTTCGACATCGGCGATGACGTAGGTCGCTTCAGCTTGGGTGCGAAGTTCACCTTCTAA
- a CDS encoding nucleoside deaminase, translating into MNSELTISLPGWVRDEVDFGQRYPDDPSRMALAVQLARRNVEQDSGGPFGAAIFDQHSGELLSVGVNRVVPLHNCTLHAEMLAFMFAQQRVGSHSLNQPGQPSRTLYTSCSPCAMCLGASLWSGVRRIVIAARREDAQAIGFEEGPVFPASEQYLRERGMVIDHDVLRDEGRAVLQRYAELDRLRYNG; encoded by the coding sequence ATGAACAGCGAATTGACCATCAGCCTGCCGGGCTGGGTTCGCGACGAGGTCGATTTTGGCCAGCGCTATCCGGATGATCCGTCCCGCATGGCGCTGGCCGTGCAGCTGGCTCGCCGCAATGTGGAACAGGACAGCGGTGGCCCGTTCGGCGCGGCCATCTTTGATCAGCATAGCGGTGAGCTGCTCAGCGTTGGGGTCAACCGGGTGGTGCCGCTGCACAACTGCACACTGCATGCCGAAATGCTGGCGTTCATGTTTGCCCAGCAGCGGGTCGGCAGCCACAGCCTGAATCAGCCGGGGCAACCATCGCGAACGCTTTACACCTCGTGCTCGCCCTGCGCGATGTGTCTAGGCGCCAGCCTGTGGAGCGGCGTCCGCCGCATTGTCATCGCCGCTCGGCGCGAAGATGCGCAGGCGATTGGCTTTGAAGAAGGCCCGGTGTTTCCGGCATCAGAACAGTATCTGCGCGAACGCGGCATGGTGATTGATCACGATGTTCTGCGCGACGAAGGCCGCGCCGTGCTGCAACGTTATGCCGAGCTGGATCGGCTGCGCTACAACGGCTGA
- the trmB gene encoding tRNA (guanosine(46)-N7)-methyltransferase TrmB — protein sequence MAPTDNSDIARTEDRRPLRHIRSFVRREGRFTDRQKAAIDMLLPQWGRHVADGPIALSDWFGNDHPTWLEIGFGMGQSLVQQASAHPEINFLGIEVHRPGVGACLTAAQTAKVTNLRVYEEDAIEVLNRCLADGVFKRVQLFFPDPWPKARHHKRRIVQTEFAQLMRRKLKIGGIFHMATDWENYAEHMRDVMNVAEGYQNESATGDYVPRPTSRPLTKFEARGHRLGHGVWDLMYRRIS from the coding sequence ATGGCACCCACCGATAATTCCGATATCGCCCGCACCGAAGATCGCCGCCCGCTGCGCCACATCCGTAGCTTTGTTCGCCGTGAAGGTCGGTTCACCGATCGGCAGAAAGCCGCAATCGACATGCTGCTGCCGCAATGGGGGCGCCACGTTGCCGACGGCCCCATCGCCCTGTCCGACTGGTTTGGCAATGACCATCCCACCTGGTTGGAAATCGGTTTTGGCATGGGCCAATCATTGGTGCAACAGGCCAGCGCCCATCCCGAAATCAATTTCCTCGGCATCGAAGTGCATCGTCCCGGCGTTGGCGCCTGCCTGACCGCGGCGCAAACGGCAAAAGTGACCAATCTGCGGGTGTATGAAGAAGACGCCATCGAGGTGCTGAACCGCTGTTTGGCCGATGGTGTGTTCAAGCGGGTGCAATTGTTCTTTCCCGATCCGTGGCCGAAAGCGCGCCACCACAAGCGCCGCATTGTCCAGACGGAATTTGCCCAGTTGATGCGCCGGAAACTGAAAATCGGCGGCATCTTTCACATGGCCACCGACTGGGAAAATTACGCCGAGCACATGCGTGATGTGATGAATGTCGCCGAGGGTTATCAGAACGAATCCGCCACCGGTGATTACGTGCCACGGCCGACTTCACGGCCACTGACCAAGTTCGAAGCCCGCGGTCATCGGCTCGGTCATGGTGTCTGGGATTTGATGTACCGGCGCATTAGCTGA
- a CDS encoding thiazole synthase: MSTTDSFVLAGKTYHSRLLVGTGKYKDLAETRAAIEASGAEIVTVAIRRTNIGQNPNEPNLLDVIPPSRYTILPNTAGCYTADDAVRTCRLARELLDGHDLVKLEVLGDQKTLYPDIPETLKAAAKLVKDGFKVMAYTSDDPITAKKLEDLGCIAVMPLAAPIGSGLGIRNPYNIKLILDNAKVPILVDAGVGTASDAAIAMELGCDGVLMNTAIAAAKDPVLMASAMRKAIEAGREAFRAGRMPRKLYASASSPIDGTIF; the protein is encoded by the coding sequence ATGAGCACGACCGATTCGTTTGTACTGGCAGGCAAAACCTATCACTCGCGCCTGCTGGTCGGCACCGGCAAGTACAAGGATCTGGCCGAGACGCGCGCCGCCATCGAAGCGAGCGGCGCTGAAATCGTCACCGTTGCCATCCGCCGCACCAACATTGGCCAGAACCCGAACGAGCCGAACCTGCTCGATGTCATTCCGCCGTCGCGATACACCATTTTGCCGAACACTGCCGGTTGCTACACCGCTGACGATGCCGTGCGCACCTGCCGGTTGGCGCGCGAATTATTGGATGGTCACGATCTGGTCAAACTGGAAGTGCTCGGCGATCAGAAAACCCTGTATCCGGATATTCCGGAAACACTGAAAGCGGCTGCTAAACTGGTCAAGGACGGTTTCAAGGTCATGGCCTATACCAGCGATGATCCGATCACCGCGAAAAAACTCGAAGATCTCGGTTGCATCGCTGTGATGCCATTGGCCGCGCCAATCGGCTCCGGGCTCGGCATCCGCAACCCCTACAACATCAAACTGATTCTCGATAATGCCAAGGTGCCGATTCTGGTCGACGCCGGCGTCGGCACTGCCAGCGATGCCGCCATCGCGATGGAACTCGGCTGCGACGGCGTGCTGATGAACACTGCGATCGCCGCGGCGAAAGATCCGGTGCTGATGGCGAGTGCGATGCGCAAAGCGATCGAAGCGGGCCGCGAAGCCTTTCGTGCCGGCCGGATGCCGCGCAAGTTGTATGCGAGTGCGTCATCGCCAATTGACGGCACGATTTTCTGA
- the thiS gene encoding sulfur carrier protein ThiS, with product MQIVLNGQTHELEADLTVADLLSREQLAGKRVAVELNGDILPRSRHGEQRLQPGDRIEIVHAIGGG from the coding sequence ATGCAAATCGTCCTGAATGGCCAAACCCATGAGCTGGAAGCCGACCTGACCGTCGCCGATTTGCTGAGCCGTGAACAACTGGCCGGCAAGCGGGTGGCGGTCGAGCTGAACGGCGACATCCTGCCGCGATCGCGCCATGGCGAGCAGCGCCTGCAGCCGGGTGATCGTATCGAGATTGTCCATGCCATCGGCGGTGGTTGA